The Rhodococcus antarcticus DNA segment TGGAGGACCACGCCATCGGTGACGGCGAGCACCGGTGTGCCGATGGAGTTGGCTATGTCGACGCCGTCGTGGTTGGTGCCCCACCGAGCGCCGAACCCTGACGTGATCGTCCCCGTCGTGGGGGAGACCGTCAGCGGTCGGCGCGCCTCGGCCGCTCGGGCCGCACGTTCGGACGCCAACCGCGTCCCCTTGGAGAGCTGGGCGAGGGCTGCGGTACCCACGTCGCGGCTCACGGCGAGGACCGACGGACCCACCTGCGCCGGGCCCTGTCTCGCTGCGCCGTCCACCGTCTGGGCGGACGCCGTGGCGGCGGCCGGCGTCACCGCCGTCCACGAGCCGCCCGCGAGAACAGCGCCCGCAGCCAGGGCCGCCGACACCGTTCTCACCCGGTGCGGCGAGCGCGGGCCCAGCCTGCGGTGTGCGCCGCGGGGGGGTTGACGGGAGTGCGAGGTCGAGGCGAGGACTGCGGCGCGCTCTCGAGCCCGGTGGCGAGCGTCGGGACGCGGAGCATGGTGGGTGGCATCGGCAGGACCCGTGGCCGGCGGCACTACCTGCACGGTGCAGGTCGCGGCAGGGTCGAGAGAGGCGGGGTCTGCCTCCAGGAACCGCCGGGCAGCTGGCGCCTCGTGCCGGTGTCTCGCCATGGAGGAGCGCTCCTGCTGTCTGTCGAGCGCGAAGCGCTGCGCGGGGGAGGTGTGGGTCGGGCGGCTCGAAGGTAACGGTGCGGTCTCGGCTCGTCAACTATCCAACGTAGTTGACAGCCTGGCGCGCGTGTGTGTGGAGGTCGAGCTGGCGCCGTGTCGGGGGCTGGGGTGGTGGCCCGGGCGAACCGGGGGCTGTCGGGGAACGATGGCAGGGGTAGGCGGTGTGCGTCCGCACTCGTTGGTGGTCCAGTGAAGGAGCTCTGCGATGAAGAAGTCCTTGAGGTTGTTGGCGCCGGTGGCGGCTCTCGGTGTGATCGGTCTTCTCCCGGGGGTTGCCATCGCGCAGACGTCGGGGGCCTCCTACCAGGCTCAGCTGGACGCGTTGAACGGGTCCGGGGCCAGTGGCACCGTCACCCTGCAGCTCACCGGTGACCAGGCGACGATCACCGAGAAGGTGTCGGGTCTGGCTGCGTCGTTCATGAACGCCCCGTACCCGCACGTGCAGCACATCCACGGCGGCGGGATGGGCCAGTGCCCGACCGCGGCGGCCGACAAGAATGGTGACGGTGTGGTGAACGTGAAGGAGGGTGCCCCGTCCTACGGGGGCATCCAGACCACGCTGAGCACCTCGGGGGACACGAGCCCGACCGCGGGCACGGAGCTGAAGATCGCCCCCAGTGGCGGCAGCTTCACCTACAACCGCACGATCACCCTCGACGCGGCCACCCTGGCCTCGGTCAAGGGCGGCACGGCGGTCGTGGTCGTGCACGGGTTGGACCCGGCGAGCCTGAGCGCGCAGGCCCAGGGCGAGATGAGCGAGATCGTGCCGTCGCTGCCCCTGGCGGCGACGTCCCCGGCGGTGTGCGGGGTGCTGCAGGCCTCGCAGATGTCGACCATCCCCTCCGGGGCCGCGGACACCGGTAACGGGTCCAGTGGTGGTGCCAGCACCGAGCTGCTCGCCGTGGGTACCGGAGCGCTCGCCGTCGCCGCTGTCGGTGGTGTGGCCGTGGCCCGCCGCCGTCGCACCGAGGGCTGAGAGATTCACCCGGGTGAGCACGACCGTGGCCACCGCCCCAGCATGGTGGTGGTGGCCACGGTCGTGCTCGCCCTGGTCGGGGTGGTCCTGGTGGGGGTGGGCCTGAGCTCACCGTCGGCCCCCGCGGTGCCCCCGGCTGCTGTGCTCGCCCAGGGCCAGGCCGGGCCCACCCCCTCCACCGGTGAACCAGGGACGGTCGCCCCCCCGTCGTCCCCGGTGGCGCCACCCGCTGCGGGCCCCCCCGCGGCACCGCCGACGACGGGTCCGATCCTGGCCGCCTCGACCCCGGTGCGGCTGAGCGTGCCGACCCTCGGGGTGGAGGAGGACCTCCTCGCGCTGGGACTGAACCCCGACGGCACCGTCGCGGTGCCCCCGCTGTCGCAGGTCCGCATCCCCAGCTGGTACGACCAGTCCCCGACCCCGGGCGCCCTGGGTCCGGCAGCGATCTACGGCCACATCGACTCCGCCCAGTACGGGCGCGGGGTGTTCTACGACCTGGGCGCGATGCGCTCCGGGGACCAGATCTCCATCACCCGCGCCGACAAGACGGTGGCCGTGTTCACCGTCACCGCAGTGCGTGAGTACAAGAAGCAAGCCTTCCCCACCCTCGAGGTCTACGGCAACATCGACCACGCCGGGCTCCGGCTGATCACCTGCGGCGGACCCTTCGACGCCACCACCGGCAACTACCTCGACAACATCGTCGTCTACGCCCAGCTCACCAGCTCACACCCAGCCTGAGACAACGATCAGCAGCACGGCCCGTCGTGCGACGGGGCTGTCTCGTTAACGGTGTTTCCGGCGGTTGGTCTCAGTAGGTTTCGGGTGCCGGCCAGCGGTCGGCGAAGGTGATGGCGAACGCGTTGAGCGCTGGCTTCCACCTCATGGTCCATCGTGTCCTGCCTCGCCCGGTCGGGTCCAGCGATCGGGTCACCAGGTAGAGACACTTCAAGGCGGCTTGCTCGCTGGGGAAGTGCCCGCGGGCCTTCACCGCCCGCCGGTAGCGGGCGTTGAGGGACTCGATGGCATTCGTCGAGCAGAGCACGGTGCGGATCTCGACGTCGTAGTCGAGGAAGGGCACGAACTCCTCCCACGCGTTCTCCCAGAGCCGGGTGATCGCCCCGTACTTGCTGCCCCACTTCTCGGTGAGCTCCTCCAACGCCGCCCGCGCGGCAGCCGCGTTGACCGCGGTGTAGATCGGTTTCACGTCGTGCCGGAGTGCGTCCCAGTCCCGTCTGGAGGCCAGCCGGAAGGTGTTGCGGATCAGGTGGATGATGCAGGTCTGGACCGTGGCCAACGGCCAGACGTTGCCGACGACGTCGGGCAGGCCCTTCAGCCCGTCGCAGACGACGAAGAACGTGTCGCTCACGCCGCGGTTCTTGAGGTCGACCAAGACGCTCATCCAGAACTTGGCGCCTTCCCCGCCGGTGCCGGCCCACAGGCCCAGCACGTCCTTCTCCCCGGCCAGGCTGACCCCGATCGCGGCGTAGATGGGCCGGTTGGCGACCTGCCCGTCACGAATCTTGACCACGATGGCGTCGATGAAGATCGCCGCGTAGACCCCGTCCAGCGGTCGGGTGGACCAGGTCTGCATCTCCTCCAGAACCTTGTCGGTGATCCGGCTGACCGTCTCCTTGGACACCGACGCCCCGTAGATCTGGTCGAAGTGGGCGGCGATCTCTCCGGTGGTCAAGCCCCGGGCGTACAGGGACAAGACGACCTCGTCGACCTCACCGAGGCGGCGCTGCCGCTTGCGCACGATGACCGGCTCGAAGGTGCCCTCACGGTCACGGGGGACCTCGAGCTGCACCTGGCCGGTGGCGTGGGTCAGGACCGTCTTCGTCCTCGTGCCGTTGCGGACGTTCCCGGAGTCCCGCTCGCCGGGGCGGAACCTGTCAACCTCTTTGGGGCAGTTGATCTTGTCTATTTGTGAGTGATGGGCTCTGTTGCGGTGGGTGGGTTGATCCATGCTGGTTCGGGTAGTCGTGGTGGTTGGGGTGGGTGGCGGAAGCGGTGGGGGTGTTGGGTGTGGGCGGCGGTCAGGACGAGGGCGCGTTGGGCCCGGACGGTCTCGGCGTGGCCGTCGTGGACGACGGCGGGGGTGAGCAGGCCGAGTCCGGCGTGGCGGTGGTGGTGGTTGTAGGCGTGGAAGAACTCGGCGCAGAAGGTTCGGGCGTCCTGGAGGGTGGCGAAGGTGCCGGGGAAGCTGGGGCAGTACTTGAGGGTTTTGAACTGCGACTCGCTGTAGGGATTGTCGTTGCTGACCCGGGGTCGGCTGTGGCTCTTGATCACCCCGAGGTCGGCCAGCAGCAGGGCGACGGGTTTGGAGGCCATGCTGGCGCCGCGGTCGGCGTGGATCGTCAGCTGACCGGCCGCGACGTGCTCGGCGGCGATCGTGGTGGCGAGTAGCTGCTCGGCCAGGGCCGCGGACTCTCGGGTGGCGACCATCCAGCCGACGGTCTTGCGGGAGTAGATGTCGATGATCACGTAGAGGTAGAAGTAGGTCCACTTCGCGGGGCCGTGCAGCTTGGTGATGTCCCAGGACCAGACCTCGTTGGGCTTGGTCGCGATCAGCTCGGGTTTGACCGTGGCCGGGTGGGTGGCCTGGGACCGTCGTTCGCGCACGTCGCCGTGCACCCCGCGCAGCAGCCGGTAGAACGTCGACTCGCTGGCCACAGGTAGACGCCCTCGTCGAGCAGCGTCGCCCACACCTGCGCGGGGGCGGCGTCGACGAACCGGTCGCTGTGCAGCACCGCGAGCACCTGGGCGCGTTCGGCGGCGCTCAGCGCCCCCGGCTGCGCCCGGTCGCGGTGTGGGACCCGGGGCGGGCGTGGTGGTGGCGGGGACTGGCGGTGGCGGCGGTAGTGCGTGGCCCGGGACCGCCCGATCGCGGCGCACGCCGCGACCGTGCCCACCACCGGTGCCAGCTCGAGGACCGCCTCGTCGCTCACCTGCTCGACCGCGGCGGTGAGCTCGGCCCGGAGCTTCGCTGCGTGGGTGCCGCGGAGGCCTCGTGCGCTCTCTTGGACAGATCGTCCAAGAGAGCCGAGACTTTTCCCTGCACCTCGATCACCCGCCGGGCGGTGTCCA contains these protein-coding regions:
- a CDS encoding class F sortase; amino-acid sequence: MATVVLALVGVVLVGVGLSSPSAPAVPPAAVLAQGQAGPTPSTGEPGTVAPPSSPVAPPAAGPPAAPPTTGPILAASTPVRLSVPTLGVEEDLLALGLNPDGTVAVPPLSQVRIPSWYDQSPTPGALGPAAIYGHIDSAQYGRGVFYDLGAMRSGDQISITRADKTVAVFTVTAVREYKKQAFPTLEVYGNIDHAGLRLITCGGPFDATTGNYLDNIVVYAQLTSSHPA